A window of Primulina huaijiensis isolate GDHJ02 chromosome 9, ASM1229523v2, whole genome shotgun sequence contains these coding sequences:
- the LOC140984884 gene encoding ABC transporter G family member 14-like, producing MPLCSVVPNPENDGTELEKGLPKKLETCDTAYLAYQSENNSQSFLQRTLFPISLKFKEIVYKVKYERKGTCCGGTSNSKEKVILNGITGMVSPGEILAMLGPSGSGKTTLLTALGGRLSGNLSGKITYNGQPFSGSIRRRTGFVAQDDILYPHLSVFETLLFTALLRLPKSLTREAKVQHVEHVITELGLTRCHNSMIGGPLFRGISGGEKKRVSIGQEMLINPSLLLLDEPTSGLDSTTAQRILNTVKGLASGGRTVITTIHQPSSRLYHMFDKVVLLSEGCPIYYGPASTTLQYFSSIGFSTPIIVNPADLLLDLANGIGPDFQQTSNHSDNSRPQDAASVREFLISAYEKNISTRLKTELCSSDVTTYNYKKENSTRDEVKFEKWCTTWWHQFHVLLLRGLRERRFEAFNRLRTFQVLSVAILGGLLWWHTPPSHIDDRIAMLSFFSVFWGFYPLYNAVFTFPQERNMLKKERSSGMYRLSSYYLARTVGDLPLELGLPTIFTFIFYWMGGLKPDPATFIFSLLIVLLSVLVSQSLGLAFGAILMDVKQAATLASVTTLVFLIAGGYYVRQIPPFMVWLKYLSYSYYFYKLLLGIQYNENDYYECSNGAYCRVADYPAIKSVGLSHLWTDISIMVLMLVGYRFMAYLALHRLR from the exons ATGCCCCTCTGTTCTGTAGTACCAAACCCAGAAAATGATGGCACTGAACTGGAGAAAGGCCTACCAAAGAAGCTGGAGACCTGCGACACGGCATATCTGGCTTACCAATCTGAGAACAATTCACAATCCTTTCTACAGCGGACTTTGTTTCCCATAAGTTTGAAG TTCAAAGAGATTGTTTACAAAGTTAAATATGAGAGGAAAGGAACTTGTTGTGGAGGAACGTCAAACTCTAAAGAGAAAGTCATACTAAATGGGATCACAGGGATGGTTTCACCGGGGGAGATACTAGCGATGCTAGGTCCATCAGGCAGTGGAAAAACCACACTTCTTACAGCCCTAGGAGGTCGTCTCTCTGGGAACTTGTCAGGCAAGATCACTTACAATGGCCAGCCTTTTTCAGGCTCCATCCGACGTCGAACAGGATTTGTTGCGCAGGATGATATTCTATACCCACATCTTAGTGTGTTTGAAACTCTTTTATTTACTGCACTACTACGGCTACCCAAAAGTCTGACCAGAGAAGCAAAAGTACAGCATGTGGAGCATGTCATAACAGAACTGGGGTTAACTAGGTGTCATAATAGCATGATAGGAGGGCCGCTTTTTAGAGGAATATCAGGAGGGGAGAAAAAAAGGGTGAGCATAGGTCAAGAAATGCTCATCAACCCAAGCTTATTATTACTAGATGAGCCCACTTCAGGCTTAGATTCCACCACAGCTCAACGAATTCTGAACACAGTCAAAGGACTTGCTAGTGGCGGTCGAACTGTTATAACCACCATTCATCAGCCCTCTAGCCGACTCTATCATATGTTCGATAAGGTAGTATTGCTCTCTGAAGGATGCCCGATTTACTATGGTCCTGCATCAACTACCTTGCagtatttttcttcaattggGTTTTCAACACCCATAATTGTCAACCCGGCTGATCTATTGCTTGATCTTGCTAATG GGATTGGACCAGATTTCCAGCAGACTAGCAACCACAGCGATAACAGTCGGCCGCAAGATGCAGCATCTGTAAGAGAATTTCTCATCTCTGCTTATGAAAAGAACATTTCTACCAGGCTGAAAACTGAGTTGTGTAGTTCAGACGTAACTACCTACAACTACAAAaaagaaaactcgacaa GGGATGAAGTGAAATTCGAAAAATGGTGCACAACCTGGTGGCATCAATTTCATGTCCTACTGTTACGAGGACTTCGAGAGAGAAGATTTGAAGCCTTCAACAGGTTAAGAACCTTTCAAGTTCTAAGCGTGGCGATACTTGGTGGTCTTCTATGGTGGCATACTCCACCGTCTCACATTGACGATCGT ATAGCCATGTTATCCTTTTTCTCTGTGTTTTGGGGCTTTTACCCACTTTACAATGCTGTTTTCACTTTTCCCCAAGAAAGGAACATGCTGAAGAAGGAAAGGTCATCTGGGATGTACCGCCTCTCCTCCTATTATCTAGCCAGAACAGTGGGAGATCTTCCTCTCGAACTTGGGCTGCCAACCATATTTACCTTCATCTTTTATTGGATGGGTGGCCTTAAACCTGACCCTGCCACCTTTATCTTCTCCCTTCTAATTGTTCTTTTAAGCGTCCTTGTTTCCCAAAGTCTCGGGTTGGCGTTTGGCGCCATACTCATGGACGTAAAACAAGCTGCAACTTTAGCCTCGGTTACAACTTTGGTATTCCTTATTGCCGGAGGATACTACGTCAGACAAATCCCTCCATTCATGGTCTGGCTAAAATATCTGAGCTACAGCTATTACTTTTATAAGCTGCTTCTTGGGATTCAGTACAATGAGAATGACTACTATGAGTGCTCAAATGGGGCCTATTGCCGAGTCGCAGATTATCCTGCCATCAAATCTGTTGGTTTGAGCCATCTGTGGACGGACATTTCCATCATGGTGCTGATGTTGGTGGGATACAGATTTATGGCATACCTAGCTTTGCACCGATTGCGATGA
- the LOC140983755 gene encoding uncharacterized zinc finger CCHC domain-containing protein At4g19190 yields the protein MEDEERGGFRLGKKTEGEVDYRTKSGTAWSHNFLNQKPWHPLSYPNQRRKWIAEQTHAQKQRRAEEVSREYAQEQEFLRQTALISQKEKEKLEMMKAVSFMYVKPPGYNAESAKAAEVADEKKTHEQDPSLDAATSSMNVETKPSTVEKKKSRPKDLYGRALPTEEQFEVLKNAPRLETGVLVRAKPFGVEIRNVKCLRCGNFGHQSGDRECPLKDAIMPNEESRLKRDDPLTTIIAQTESSEPLKWELKQKPGMSPPHGGFNPDDPNQQIVAEDIFDEYGGFLGEASIPDLLTNFSSRKAKKKSSKSKHRRSLPVSAELSDDHGSRPSSGDAKRKRSKEKRHKRKKQQHLELSSPESSEDGRHQKRSRRHKSRHSSSSEASDSDEQRRAKHGRHLDRHRHRHRHQHHRRHHGHRHLGSSSD from the exons ATGGAGGATGAGGAGAGAGGAGGGTTTAGATTGGGGAAGAAAACAGAAGGGGAAGTTGATTACAGGACAAAGTCCGGTACGGCATGGTCACACAACTTCCTCAATCAGAAGCCGTGGCATCCACTCTCTTACCCCAATCAGCGCCGCAAATGGATCGCTGAGCAGACTCACGCGCAGAAGCAGCGCCGTGCCGAAGAGGTTTCCCGCGAG TATGCACAGGAGCAGGAGTTTCTCAGGCAAACCGCTCTCATTTCCCAGAAAGAGAAAGAAAAG TTGGAGATGATGAAAGCAGTGAGCTTTATGTATGTGAAACCTCCTGGTTACAATGCAGAAAGTGCTAAAGCTGCTGAGGTTGCCGACGAGAAGAAAACTCACGAACAGGATCCATCTCTTGATGCAGCCACATCTTCAAT GAATGTGGAAACTAAACCCTCTACGGTGGAGAAAAAGAAATCAAGGCCAAAAGACCTATATGGTCGTGCGTTACCTACAGAAGAACAATTTGAAGTCCTTAAAAATGCTCCAAG GTTAGAAACTGGTGTTTTAGTCAGGGCAAAGCCATTTGGAGTTGAGATCCGCAATGTGAAATGTCTTAGATGTGGTAACTTCGGCCACCAGAGTGGTGATCGTGAATGCCCACTGAAGGATGCTATAATGCCAAATGAGGAGAGTCGATTGAAAAGGGACGATCCGTTAACAACTATCATTGCTCAAACTGAATCTAGTGAG CCTCTGAAGTGGGAATTGAAACAGAAGCCAGGAATGAGTCCTCCACACGGAGGGTTCAATCCTGATGATCCCAATCAGCAGATAGTTGCAGAGGACATATTTGATGAGTATGGAG GGTTCCTTGGAGAAGCCAGCATACCTGATTTGCTAACCAACTTCTCCTCAAGAAAAGCCAAGAAAAAGTCTAGCAAGAGCAAACATAGAAGGTCGTTGCCAGTAAGTGCTGAATTAAGTGACGATCACGGCAGTAGACCTTCTTCTGGCGATGCTAAACGGAAGAgatcaaaggagaagagacacaAGAGAAAGAAGCAACAGCATTTGGAATTAAGTTCACCAGAAAGCTCAGAAGATGGCAGGCATCAAAAGAGGAGCCGCAGGCACAAGTCTCGTCATTCAAGTTCTTCAGAGGCTTCAGATTCTGATGAACAGCGTAGAGCTAAACACGGTCGGCATCTAGACCGGCACCGACATAGACACCGGCATCAACATCATCGTCGCCATCACGGGCATCGTCATTTGGGTTCATCGTCAGATTAA